CAAGGCTGTCGCCCAATTTTGCAAACCACCAGTGTCCTGCATCGTTTTTACACCGGTGACCGTCAAGAGGAAATGGCCAGTCACGCCGGAGGCATCTGTGGCGTTGATGTAGGCAGTGCCGTTTCTCCATACGGTGATCAAGCCGCTATTGTTGATCGTTGCCACCGTCGGATTTTGGCTACTGTAGGTATAAGGGGGGGTTCCACCTTGCGCAGTTCGCGTGAACATCGCCCCAGCGGGCGGGTAGACAGGGTTGCGCGAAGTCGCGACGACGTAATTGGTGGCTGGAAATGTGTAGTTGCTGCCGAAGTCGAGCCCAGATTGAACGGTATAGCTTTTCAATGGGAAGCTGACGGCGGCAGAACCATCATTGAATGCCACGGTGAGGTATAGAGTGAGCGTCGAATTGTTCTTGAGCTGCCTGAGCGTAGATAGGGCAACGGGCGCCTGCTGCTGCGATACGCTGCCAACCGCAAAATTCTGCCAGGTCGGATGGCTCCAGTTGTAAGCCCCGCCATCATGGCCAGTACCCTCGAAACGTAGGCTGATCTTCTGCCCGACCGCCATGAAGGGCCACACATTTACTACCACGGTCGCGTCACGTACCAACCCTGTGATGTTCAGCTGGCCTGTGTTGTTGGCTTCGAGAATAATCGGTCCATGTGCGTTCAAAGCCGGTGGATCTACTTTCAGTGTCAACACCCCGGACGTGTCGGTCACACCCTTGTGGGTAACCTCGTAGATCACGTTGATACTGCGGCTTATCCCCTTGATGATATCCGGTCTGTTCACCGGCACCGTGACAGTGCCACCGGCTTCCCCAGCTCGTGCTGGGTAGCGTGTGCCATCCCAGATCAGCACGATGCTATCGGTTGTGCTCATCTTGTCATAGTTGATAACCACATTGACTGGCACATTTTCAATCGGCACCAGCACATTGTCGGGTGCTTCGCGCACACTGGGTGCAGGCAAAGTCAGGCTGACATTGCGAACGGTGAACACCAGTGGCGAAGAAGTGCGGGTGATGGCGTTGCGCGTGCTCGAACAGGTCTGGGAGGTCATGGTTGTTTTCATAGAATCCTCGTCGATAAGCGGGCGCCGAAATACAGTTTTTGGTTGAACCAACTATGCAAAGCGGACTGTTGATTAACCTATACAAAGCGCGTGCACGTGTAACCTGTCAGTTTTGCTAGGTCCGGCAGTTTTATCCGTGACACCTCACCCCAGTTCACTCACCGCGCGCCACGCCTCATCGATGGCCGCGTGGGCGTAGGGGGCCCCGGCTGCATCGGAATTGGCGATGGTGACATTGCCGACCTTCTGGCGGGCCAGCGCCATCAGCGCTGCGCTTTGCTGCATGTCATCGAACAAGGGATTGGCAAAATACGAGTAGCCGTGTGGCCAACGATTGACGGTGACGGCCTGGACATCCTTGCTGTAGTCAAAGCCAGCCGGCCCCAGCATGGCTTGCAACTGATCGCGGATCATGGCTTCCATCTGCTCGAAACTCATGGCGTAGAGCTTGCTGCGCCCGGTACGGGCCTGGCTGCGGGCGTCCAGACCCGAACCTGGGCTGGTAGGCACATGGACCATGTGCAGGCCGATGGGCCGGTTCGGATCACGTGGGTGGCGGTAACCACCGATATCGACCGGGTAGTCCAGCTTGACCCGGCTGTAGGGCTGGTTCGGCGCATAGATTTCATGCACGCCCAGTTTCATGAAGCTGCGCCAGTTGCGGATGATCACTTTGCTGTACACCAGCGGGAACTTCACGTTCTGCGCTCGAAGGCGGTTTCGAACCGGTCCACATTGACGTTGAGCGCCTTGAGCAGCCCGTTCACGGTATCGCTGAACAGATGCTTGGGTGACTGAAACGCTTCGCTGCCACCGTAGCCGAGGATCAGCCCGTCGCTGGCGTTGAATTCATTGCGCGTGGCGTGACCGCCGAAGTCATCATGGTTCTCGAGGATCAGCACGCGTGCCCCTGGGTGCTTTTGCCGATAGAACCAAGCGGCTGACAACCCGCTGATCCCACCACCGACCACCACCAGGTCGTACTGCTCTTCTACCTGCAGGTTGTCGGTGTCGAACACCTTCTTCTCCCAGCCCATCTGGTGCGCCACCTCGAACGCGCCGGGGTGGCTGCCGCGCAGGCCGGTGAGGGCAGGGGGGTAGTAGCGACCAGAAGGGGCGGCCTGGAGGATCTGTATCGGGGTGAGGCCCGCACCGATGGTGAGGGCTACGCCATTGAGAAAGTCGCGTCGTGTGATGGTCATGTCAGTGTCCTTACCGGGAAACCATTTGGCCATCGGAGTCTAGTTGCGCCCCCTCGATCATGGGCGCAGCCCTGCCAGGTAAAGTGCTTCCAAAGATGCACAGGCAGTGCCCGTGACCTCAGTGCATCATGCCCAGTTCGGCGTCATCGATCAGCGCCTTGGCCAATGCGCTCAGGTAGTGCGAGGCCCAGATCAGTTGGGGGTTGTCGTCCATCAGGCCGGCGATGGTCATGTCGCGCACATAGCCCATCAGCTCGGAGGCTTGTTCGCGGGCGTCCTGGCAGGGGATGCCGGGTTCGATGCGGAACAGGGGGTGGGTGTGGTTTTCGCCTTGGAAGAAGGTGGTTTTGCCTACGGTGAAATGGGTGTTGTCTGTGGTCATTGCATCATCTCCCTGAAATTTCCGTTGCCTGGGCTGGCCCTATCGCCGGCAAGCCGGCTCCTACAGGGATCTCCACAGGGCCTGTAGGAGCCGGCTTGCCGGCGATAGGGCCAGGCAACACATCACTGTTGGTCTAGTGCAGCGTCCTCGGCTCAGCCGGCATCTGCACCTGGATCAACATGGATTCGAGCATGACGCGCAGCGCCTCCATCTCATGCATCGACGCCATCATCAGAATCGAAGCAGGTGCCTTGGGCTGCAGCAGAAGTGCCTGGTGAATCACGGTCTGGGCGCACAGGGCGTAGTCCGTGGCCTGGATGAGGGTGTCTTCGAGGGAGTGGTTGTGCGGTGGATCGGGGACGATCTTTAACATGACGACTTTCCGTTTTGGTGCGGCCACCTGACTGCTGTCAAACAGAAGGGTGGCAGCTGTACGTGGGTTGACAGACCGGCGGAAATCGTAAAGTTCCGGCGCACGCAAGCGTGCCCGCACGTACAGCCGCCATAAAGGGCGTTCCGTACACGATTTCCCGTCACAGCCTGTCAAAGCTGTATCGTTGATTTGCAACGACCCACCGAGCCTAGGGCTCTGCCAGAACGACCGCAACGGAAAAATGGCGGTAAGAGTATCTTTGGGAAACGTCCTACAAGATAGAGCTTAAAACTGATTTCTTTCCCCATTCGGCTGCAAGAACGCCGCTTCCAGCAACTGCTGCGTGTAAGCATGTTGCGGCGCACGGAAGATCGCCTGCGCATCCCCCTGTTCCACCACATGCCCATGCTTGATCACCATCAGCTGGTGGCTCAGCGCCTTGACCACCGCCAGGTCATGGCTGATGAACAGGTAGGTCAGGTTGTACTTCTGCTGCAGATTCCTCAGCAGCTCCACCACCTGCCGCTGCACCGTGCGGTCCAGCGCTGAAGTCGGCTCATCCAGCAGAATCAGCGCAGGCTTGAGCACCAACGCCCGGGCAATCGCGATGCGCTGGCGCTGCCCGCCGGAAAATTCATGGGGATAGCGATGCCGCGTGCGCGGGTCCAGCCCCACTTCCTCAAGCGCCGCAATGATCGCGGCCTCCTGCTCGGCCGGGGTGCCGATACGGTGAATCCGCAAACCCTCGCCGACGATATCCGCCACGCACATGCGCGGGCTGAGGCTGCCGAACGGGTCCTGGAACACCACCTGCATCTCGCGCCGCAGTGGCCGCACTTGCTTCTGGTTCATCTCTTCCAGCGATTGCCCGTGGAAGCGAATACCGCCGCGGCTGGAAATCAACCGCAGAATCGCCAGCCCAAGGGTGGACTTGCCCGACCCGGACTCGCCGACGATGCCTAGTGTCTGCCCCTGGGGCAGGCTGAAATTGATGCCGTCCACCGCCTTCACATGGTCGACCGTGCGCCGCAGCAACCCCTTCTTGATCGGGAACCACACCTTCAGGTCGTTCACTTCCAGTAGTGGCGCGCCAACCGGGTTGTGCGCCGGCCCACCGCTAGGCTCGGCATTGATCAGCATCTGGGTGTAGTGATGCTGCGGCGCGCTGAACAGCGTGGCGCAATCGGCCTGCTCGACGATCTGCCCGCGCTGCATCACGCACACCCGGTGGGCGATGCGCCGGACCAGGTTGAGGTCATGGCTGATCAGCAGCAGTGCCATGCCCAAGCGCGACTGCAGCTCCTTGAGCAAGTCGAGAATCTTCAACTGCACGGTCACATCGAGCGCGGTGGTCGGCTCGTCGGCAATCAGCAGGTCCGGCTCGTTGGCCAGGGCCATGGCGATCATTACCCGTTGGCGCTGGCCGCCGGAGAGTTCATGGGGCAGGGCCTTGAGGCGCTTACGCGGCTCGGGTATACCGACCATTTCCAGCAACTCCAGGGTGCGCGCCGTCGCTTCCTTGCCGGTAAGGCCCTTGTGCAGCAGGAGGATTTCGTTGATCTGCTTTTCGATGCAATGCAGCGGGTTCAGCGAGGTCATCGGCTCCTGGAAGATCATCGCAATGCGGTTGCCGCGGATGCGCTGCATGACCTTTTCGTTCTGTTGCAGCAGATCTTTGCCTTCGAAGCGGATGCTGCCGCTGGGGTGACGCGCCAGGGGGTAGGGCAGCAGGCGCAGGATCGAGTGGGCGGTCACCGACTTGCCCGAGCCGCTTTCGCCGACCAACGCCAGGGTTTCGCCCTTGCGGATGTCGAAGCTGACGCCGTCGACCACGCGGTTGACCTGCTCCCCGGTGACGAATTCCACCGCCAGGTCGCGCACTTCGATCAGGTTCTGTTCGGTCATTTCACTTCCTCGGGTCGAAGGCATCGCGGGCGGATTCGCCGATGAACACCAGCAGGCTCAACATGATCGCCAGCACGGCGAAGGCACTGATGCCCAGCCAGGGCGCCTGCAGGTTGGACTTGCCCTGGGCCACCAGCTCGCCCAGCGATGGCGCACCGGGCGGCAGGCCGAAGCCGAGGAAGTCCAGCGCAGTCAGGGTGCCGATGGCGCCCGTGAGGATGAACGGCATGAAGGTCATGGTCGAGATCATCGCGTTGGGCAGGATGTGCCGGTACATGATCGCGCCGTTGCGCATGCCCAGCGCGCGCGCGGCACGCACGTATTCCAGGTTGCGCCCGCGCAGGAATTCGGCGCGCACCACATCCACCAGGCTCATCCACGAGAACAGCAGCATGATCCCCAGCAGCCACCAGAAGTTGGGCTGCACGAAGCTTGCGAGGATGATCAGCAGGTACAGCACCGGCAAGCCCGACCAGATCTCCAGAAAGCGCTGGCCGGCAAGGTCCACCCAGCCGCCGTAGAAGCCCTGTAAGGCGCCGGCGATGACGCCGACGATGGAACTGAGAATGGTCAGGGTCAGGGCGAACAGCACCGAGATGCGGAAGCCGTAGATCACCCGTGCCAATACATCGCGGCCCTGGTCGTCGGTGCCCAGCCAGTTGTCCGCCGAAGGCGGTGCGGGGGCGGGTACGCGCAGGTCGTAGTTGATGCTCTGGTAGCTGAACGGGATCGGCGCCCACAGCACGAAGCTGTCCTTCTTGGCCAGCAGTTCCCGGATGTACGGGCTCTTGTAGTTGGCCTCCAGTGGGAATTCGCCGCCGAAGGTGGTTTCCGGGTAGCGCTTGAACGCCGGGAAGTACCATTCGCCGTCGTAGCGCACGGCAATCGGCTTGTCGTTGGCGATCAGTTCGGCGCCCAGGCTCAGGCCGAACAGGATCAGGAACAGCCACAGCGACCACCAGCCGCGGCGGTTGGCCTTGAAGCGCTCGAAGCGCCGGCGATTGAGAGGGGACAAGGCCATGTCAGTGCTCCCGGCTGGCGAAGTCGATGCGTGGATCGACCAGGGTGTAGGTCAGGTCGCCGATCAGTTTCACCACCAGCCCCAGCAGGGTGAAGATGAACAGGGTGCCGAAGACCACCGGGTAGTCGCGGTTGATCGCCGCTTCGAAGCTCATCAGGCCCAAGCCGTCGAGGGAGAAGATCACCTCGATCAGCAGGGAGCCGGTGAAGAAGATGCCGATGAAGGCCGAGGGGAAGCCGGCGATCACCAGCAGCATGGCATTGCGGAACACGTGCCCGTACAGCACCCGCGGGCGGCTCAGGCCCTTGGCCTTGGCAGTGACCACGTACTGCTTGTTGATCTCGTCGAGGAAGCTGTTCTTGGTCAGCAGGGTCATGGTGGCGAAGTTGCCGATCACCAGCGCGGTAACCGGCAGCACCAGGTGCCAGAAGTAGTCCAGCACCTTGCCGGTGGTGGACAGCTCATCGAAGTTGTTGGAGGTCAGCCCGCGCAGCGGGAACCAGTCGAAGTAGCTGCCGCCGGCGAACAGCACGATCAGCAGGATGGCGAACAGGAACGCGGGGATGGCATAGCCGACGATGATCGCCGAACTGGTCCAGACGTCGAAGTGGCTGCCGTGGCGCACCGCCTTGGCGATGCCCAGGGGGATCGACACCAGGTACATGATCAAGGTGCTCCACAACCCCAGCGAAATCGACACCGGCATCTTCTCGACGATCAGGTCGATGACCTTGGCGTCACGGAAGAAGCTGTCGCCGAAATCCAGCTGGGCGTAGTTCTTGACCATGATCCACAGGCGCTCGGGCGGCGACTTGTCGAAGCCGTACATGCGCTCGATCTCGGCGATCAGGGCCGGGTCCAGCCCTTGGGCGCCACGGTAGTTGGAGCCGGCCACCGACACTTCGGCGCCGCCACCGGCGATGCGGCTGGTGGCGCCCTCGAAGCCTTCGAGCTTGGCGATCATCTGCTCAACCGGGCCGCCGGGGGCGGCCTGGACGATGATGAAATTGATGATCAGGATGCCGAACAGGGTCGGGATGATCAGCAGCAGGCGGCGCAGGATGTAGGCCAGCATGTCATTGAGCCTCTTGCGCAGACGCTTCGGTCACCGCCGGAGTGACGTCGGGCTTGATCCACCAAGTGTCGATGCCGATATCGTACTTGGGCGATACCTTGGGGTGGCCGATGTGGTTCCAGTAGGCCACGCGCCAGGTCTTGATGTGCCAGTTGGGGATCACGTAGTAGCCCCACAGCAGCACGCGGTCCAGGGCGCGGGTGTGGTCGACCAGGCTTTGCCGGGAGTCGGCGTTGATCAACTGCTCGACCAGTTGGTCGATGGCCGGGTCGCGCAGGCCGATGAAGTTGCGGCTGCCGGGGTTGTCGGCGGCGGCGCTGGTCCAGTATTCGCGCTGTTCGTTACCGGGCGAGTTGGACTGCGAGAAGCCGCTGACGATCATGTCGTAGTCACGCGAACGCAGGCGGGTGATGTACTGCGAGACGTCGACCCTGCGGATGTTCAGGTCGATGCCCAGGTCGGCCAGGTTGCGCTTGAACGGCAACAGGATGCGTTCGAATTCGGTCTGCGCCAGCAGGAACTCGATGGACACCGGCTTGCCGTCCTTGTCGACCATCTTGTCGTCGACGATCTTCCAGCCGGCTTCCTGCAGCAGCTTGTAGGCCTGGCGCTGCTGTTCGCGGATCATGCCGCTGCCGTCGGTCACCGGGTTGTGGAAGGCTTCGCCGAAGACCTGATCGGGCACTTTGCCACGCAGCGGTTCGAGGATTTTCAGCTCGCTCGGGCTGGGCACGCCCTTGGCCGCCATTTCGGAGTTCTCGAAGTAACTGCCGGTGCGGGTGTAGGCGCCGTTGAACAGCTGTTTGTTGGTCCATTCGAAGTCCAGCAGCAGGCTCAGTGCCTGGCGCACACGGATGTCCTGGAACACTGGCTTGCGCAGGTTGAAGATGAAGCCCTGCATGCCGGTGGGGTTGCCGTTGAGCAGTTCTTCCTTGATCAGGCGGCCGTCGCGCACTGCCGGCACGTTGTAGGCGGTGGCCCAGTTCTTCGCGCTGGTCTCCAGGCCATAGTCGAACTGGCCGGCCTTGAGGGCTTCGAGGGCGACGGTGTTGTCGCGGTAGGAATCGAAGGTCATGACGTCGAAGTTGTAGAAGCCGCGGTTGATCGGCAGATTCTTGGCCCAGTAGTCCTTGACCCGCTCGTAGCGGATCGAGCGGCCGGCCTTGACCTCGGCGATCTTGTAGGGGCCGCTGCCCAGCGGGATTTCCAGGTTGCCACGGTTGAAGTCGCGGCCTTCGTACCAGTGCTTGGGCAATACCGGCAGCTGGCCGAGGATCAGCGGCAGCTCGCGGTTGTTCTTGTGCTTGAACTTGAACAGCACGCGCAGCGGGTCTTCGGCGACCACTTCGGCGACGTCGGCGTAGTACTGGCGGTACAGCGGCGCGCCGTCCTTGATCAGGGCGTTGAAGGTGAACACCACGTCTTCGGCGCGCATCGGGTGGCCGTCGTGGAAGCGTGCCTCGGGGCGCAGGTAGAAGCGTACCCAGCTGTTGTCCGGCGCCTTTTCGATCTTGCCGGCCACCAGGCCGTATTCGGTGAAGGGCTCGTCCAGGCTCTGGCGCATCAGGGTGTCGTAGATAGCGCTGACGTTGTCGGCCGATACACCCTTGTTGATGAATGGGTTGAGGCTGTCGAAGCCGCCGAAGCTGGACTGGCGGAAGGTGCCGCCCTTGGGCGCGTCCGGGTTGACGAAGTCGAAGTGCTTGAAGTCGGCCGGGTACTTCGGCGCCTCGTCGTACAGGGTCAGCGCGTGCTGCGGCGCGGCCAGGGCCGGCAGGCTCAGGCAGGCCAGCAACAGGCTGCCGGCCAGCTGGCGCAGGCGGGGCATGGGCATCATTGGGCTTTCTCCGAAGGCTTTATCCACCAGCTGTTCAGCCCGAGGGTGTAGGGCGGCGTGGTGACGAAGGCGAACCGGTTGCGGTAGGCCAGGCGGTGATTGTCGAGGTACCAGTTGGGGATCATGTAGTACTGCCATGAAAGCACGCGGTCCAGGGCGCGCGCGGCGGCGACCTGGTCATCGCGGGTGCGGGCGGCGAGCAGGGTGTCGAGCAGGTGGTCGACCACCGGGTCCTTGACCCCAGCATAGTTCTTGCTGCCCTTGGTCGAGGCCTGGCTGGAATGGAAGTACAGCCACTGTTCCAGGCCGGGGCTCAGGGTCTGGTTGAGGGTCATCAGGATCATGTCGAAGTCGAACTGGTCCAGGCGTTGTTTGTACTGGGCACGGTCCACGGTGCGCAGGCGCGCATCGATGCCGATGCTCGCCAGGTTTTCGACATAGGGTTGCAGAATGCGTTCGAGGTTGGGGTTCACCAGCAGCAATTCCAGGCGCAGTTGCTGGCCCTTGCTGTCCACCAGGCGCTGGGCGTCGAGTTTCCAGCCGGCCTGGCCGAGCAGGGTCAGGGCCTGGCGCAAGGTCTGGCGGCTGATGCCACGCCCGTCGGTGTGGCTGACCTGGTAGGGCTGGGTGAACAGCCTTTCCGGCAGTTGGTCGCGAAACGGCGCCAGCAGCAGCCATTCCTTGCCGGTGGGCACGCCGGAGGCAGCGAATTCGCTGTTGGGGTAGTAGCTGGTCGAGCGGCGGTAGGCGCTGCTGAACAGGGCGCGGTTGGTCCACTCGAAGTCGAGCATCAGGCCCAGCGCCTGGCGTACCCGGGCATCGCTGAAGGCGGCGCGGCGGCTGTTCATGAACAGGCCTTGGGTCTGGGTCGGGATGCGGTGCGGGATCTGCGCCTTGATCACCTCGGCGCGGCGCACGGCCGGGAAGTTGTAGCCGTTGGCCCAGTTCTTCGCCTGATGCTCGATATAGATGTCGAACTCGCCGGCCTTGAAAGCTTCGAAGGCTACCGTGGCGTCGCGGTAGAACTCGTACTCGACGCGCTTGAAATTGTACTTGCCGCGGTTTACCGCCAGGTCCTTGCCCCAGTAGTTCTTCACTCGCTCGAACACCAGGCGCCGGCCCGGTTGCACCTGGGTGATGCGGTAGGGCCCGCTGCCCAGCGGCGGCTCGAAGGTGGTGGCCTTGAAATCGCGGCCTTGCCAGTAGTGCTTGGGCAGCACCGGCATTTCGCCCAGGCGCAGGATCAGCAACGGGTTGCCGGCACGTTTGAAGACGAAGCGGATGCGCAGCGGGCCGAGGATATCGACGCGCTGTACTTCCTGCAGGTTGGTGCGGTAGATCGGGTGGCCTTCCTTGAGCAGAGTGCGGTAGGAAAACGCCACGTCCGCCGAGGTAATAGGCTTGCCGTCATGCCAGCGTGCTTCTGGGCGCAGATTGAACACCACCCAGCTGCGGTCCTCGCTGTATTCGACCGAGCGGGCGATCAGGCCGTAGCTGGAGGTGGCTTCGTCGCCCGATGGGTCGTACTGGCCAGTGCCGACCATCAGCGTTTCATTCAGCTCGCTCACGCCGTACTGCAGGAAATTTGGCGTGGTCACCGGGCTGGTGCCCTTGAAGGTGTAGGGGTTTAGCGTGTCGAACGTGCCGAACGCCATGGCCCGCAAGGTGCCGCCCTTGGGCGCTTGCGGGTTGACCCAGTCGAAGTGGGTGAAGGTGGCTGGGTACTTGAGCGTGCCGAACTGCGCGTATCCGTGGCTTTCGCTCACCATCGCGGCTGCGGGAAAGCTCAAGGCCAGGCTGAGTGACAGCAGGAGGGGACGTATCAAGTCGGCATCCGATCCAGAGGCGTTGGGCTTTGGTCGGGGTACAGTAACAGCTTGGCGGGGTTGGAAAAAGAGGATGTCAGGGGGAACGGGAGGGGGCGCTGTGCGCCCCAATCGCCGGCAAGCCGGCTCCCACAGGCGGCGTGCGATTGGGCGATTGGGGTTACATCAATGCGACAGATAGACGGTCAGCGTCTGCCCCGGCTTGAGCGCATGCCCGCTGCGCGGATTCCAGCGCTTGAGGTGCTGCATCTCGACATTGAAACGTTTGGCAACCAAATACAGCGAGTCGCCCTTGCGGACCTTGTACTGGGTAGAACGCTTGCCGGAGGCGGCCACCCGGTTACCTGCAGCGCTTGGCCCTTTGCCACCGCGCAAGGCCAGGACCTGGCCGGCCTTCACGCGGTTACCCGGCAGCTTGTTCCAGCGCTGGATGTCCTTGACCGAGACACGGTTGGCCTTGGCGATGCTGCTCAAGTTGTCGCCACGCTTGACCCGGTAGCTGCGTGCGGTAGCCGGCGCCCTGGATTCGGCCACGGCGCGTTCGAACACGGCCTTGTTCGGTTGCAGGCTGACAATCTGCTCGGGTTTGAGGTCGGTGAGCAGTTGCGCCTTGGCGGTTGGCACCAGCAGTTGCTTGGGGCCGTCCACGGTCATGCGTTTCTTGAATGCCGGGTTGAGCTGGATAAGCTCGTCTTCGTCGATGTTGGCGAAGGCGGCAACCCGCGACAGGTCGAGGCGCTCGTTGATGGCGACGGCTTCGAAGTAGGGCTCGTTGGCGATCGGGTTGAGGT
The Pseudomonas sp. KU43P genome window above contains:
- a CDS encoding DUF3077 domain-containing protein, translating into MTTDNTHFTVGKTTFFQGENHTHPLFRIEPGIPCQDAREQASELMGYVRDMTIAGLMDDNPQLIWASHYLSALAKALIDDAELGMMH
- a CDS encoding ABC transporter ATP-binding protein, which gives rise to MTEQNLIEVRDLAVEFVTGEQVNRVVDGVSFDIRKGETLALVGESGSGKSVTAHSILRLLPYPLARHPSGSIRFEGKDLLQQNEKVMQRIRGNRIAMIFQEPMTSLNPLHCIEKQINEILLLHKGLTGKEATARTLELLEMVGIPEPRKRLKALPHELSGGQRQRVMIAMALANEPDLLIADEPTTALDVTVQLKILDLLKELQSRLGMALLLISHDLNLVRRIAHRVCVMQRGQIVEQADCATLFSAPQHHYTQMLINAEPSGGPAHNPVGAPLLEVNDLKVWFPIKKGLLRRTVDHVKAVDGINFSLPQGQTLGIVGESGSGKSTLGLAILRLISSRGGIRFHGQSLEEMNQKQVRPLRREMQVVFQDPFGSLSPRMCVADIVGEGLRIHRIGTPAEQEAAIIAALEEVGLDPRTRHRYPHEFSGGQRQRIAIARALVLKPALILLDEPTSALDRTVQRQVVELLRNLQQKYNLTYLFISHDLAVVKALSHQLMVIKHGHVVEQGDAQAIFRAPQHAYTQQLLEAAFLQPNGERNQF
- a CDS encoding ABC transporter permease, with protein sequence MALSPLNRRRFERFKANRRGWWSLWLFLILFGLSLGAELIANDKPIAVRYDGEWYFPAFKRYPETTFGGEFPLEANYKSPYIRELLAKKDSFVLWAPIPFSYQSINYDLRVPAPAPPSADNWLGTDDQGRDVLARVIYGFRISVLFALTLTILSSIVGVIAGALQGFYGGWVDLAGQRFLEIWSGLPVLYLLIILASFVQPNFWWLLGIMLLFSWMSLVDVVRAEFLRGRNLEYVRAARALGMRNGAIMYRHILPNAMISTMTFMPFILTGAIGTLTALDFLGFGLPPGAPSLGELVAQGKSNLQAPWLGISAFAVLAIMLSLLVFIGESARDAFDPRK
- a CDS encoding microcin C ABC transporter permease YejB, with translation MLAYILRRLLLIIPTLFGILIINFIIVQAAPGGPVEQMIAKLEGFEGATSRIAGGGAEVSVAGSNYRGAQGLDPALIAEIERMYGFDKSPPERLWIMVKNYAQLDFGDSFFRDAKVIDLIVEKMPVSISLGLWSTLIMYLVSIPLGIAKAVRHGSHFDVWTSSAIIVGYAIPAFLFAILLIVLFAGGSYFDWFPLRGLTSNNFDELSTTGKVLDYFWHLVLPVTALVIGNFATMTLLTKNSFLDEINKQYVVTAKAKGLSRPRVLYGHVFRNAMLLVIAGFPSAFIGIFFTGSLLIEVIFSLDGLGLMSFEAAINRDYPVVFGTLFIFTLLGLVVKLIGDLTYTLVDPRIDFASREH
- a CDS encoding extracellular solute-binding protein, which encodes MMPMPRLRQLAGSLLLACLSLPALAAPQHALTLYDEAPKYPADFKHFDFVNPDAPKGGTFRQSSFGGFDSLNPFINKGVSADNVSAIYDTLMRQSLDEPFTEYGLVAGKIEKAPDNSWVRFYLRPEARFHDGHPMRAEDVVFTFNALIKDGAPLYRQYYADVAEVVAEDPLRVLFKFKHKNNRELPLILGQLPVLPKHWYEGRDFNRGNLEIPLGSGPYKIAEVKAGRSIRYERVKDYWAKNLPINRGFYNFDVMTFDSYRDNTVALEALKAGQFDYGLETSAKNWATAYNVPAVRDGRLIKEELLNGNPTGMQGFIFNLRKPVFQDIRVRQALSLLLDFEWTNKQLFNGAYTRTGSYFENSEMAAKGVPSPSELKILEPLRGKVPDQVFGEAFHNPVTDGSGMIREQQRQAYKLLQEAGWKIVDDKMVDKDGKPVSIEFLLAQTEFERILLPFKRNLADLGIDLNIRRVDVSQYITRLRSRDYDMIVSGFSQSNSPGNEQREYWTSAAADNPGSRNFIGLRDPAIDQLVEQLINADSRQSLVDHTRALDRVLLWGYYVIPNWHIKTWRVAYWNHIGHPKVSPKYDIGIDTWWIKPDVTPAVTEASAQEAQ
- a CDS encoding extracellular solute-binding protein produces the protein MIRPLLLSLSLALSFPAAAMVSESHGYAQFGTLKYPATFTHFDWVNPQAPKGGTLRAMAFGTFDTLNPYTFKGTSPVTTPNFLQYGVSELNETLMVGTGQYDPSGDEATSSYGLIARSVEYSEDRSWVVFNLRPEARWHDGKPITSADVAFSYRTLLKEGHPIYRTNLQEVQRVDILGPLRIRFVFKRAGNPLLILRLGEMPVLPKHYWQGRDFKATTFEPPLGSGPYRITQVQPGRRLVFERVKNYWGKDLAVNRGKYNFKRVEYEFYRDATVAFEAFKAGEFDIYIEHQAKNWANGYNFPAVRRAEVIKAQIPHRIPTQTQGLFMNSRRAAFSDARVRQALGLMLDFEWTNRALFSSAYRRSTSYYPNSEFAASGVPTGKEWLLLAPFRDQLPERLFTQPYQVSHTDGRGISRQTLRQALTLLGQAGWKLDAQRLVDSKGQQLRLELLLVNPNLERILQPYVENLASIGIDARLRTVDRAQYKQRLDQFDFDMILMTLNQTLSPGLEQWLYFHSSQASTKGSKNYAGVKDPVVDHLLDTLLAARTRDDQVAAARALDRVLSWQYYMIPNWYLDNHRLAYRNRFAFVTTPPYTLGLNSWWIKPSEKAQ